One window of Posidoniimonas polymericola genomic DNA carries:
- a CDS encoding SGNH/GDSL hydrolase family protein, which yields MLALPPISARAARPLRVAVLLVLLAGPLSAGPYSEMFVFGDSLSDVGNTHYWTTVHWTGWAAPDTPGTAYWQGRFSNGPVFTEWLSEGLGFGQLTTSTAGGNNFAYGGAYTSDAPALQQLYVNDLDTQIDDFTNERDPAPGAIASLLIGANNFLLGGQTNVLAPAATVGAALNDLAAAGINNFLVLNLPWLGLTPAHNGSSAEAEAWNQRSRDYNAALSSQYDAFEASHPDATLFRLDLAGLLGNLIENHNDFGLTNATNSAAPGLEAGASNYDISQIVPNPDEYVFWDGVHPTAAVHRLLGYAAVRAVLPEGDYNYDGQTTLDDLDAWRLGYADPTGLYADGNGDGRVDAADYTLWRSAFDGIPAVMGGVVPEPAAALLAGLALIARRRPRCVAGQQV from the coding sequence GTGCTAGCCCTCCCGCCTATCTCTGCCCGCGCGGCCAGGCCGCTGCGCGTTGCGGTGCTGCTAGTGCTGCTAGCGGGCCCGCTGTCGGCCGGCCCATATAGCGAGATGTTCGTATTCGGCGACAGCCTGTCGGACGTCGGCAACACACACTACTGGACCACCGTGCACTGGACCGGCTGGGCCGCTCCCGACACGCCCGGAACCGCCTACTGGCAGGGCCGGTTCTCCAACGGCCCGGTGTTCACCGAGTGGCTGTCGGAAGGGCTGGGGTTCGGCCAGCTGACGACCAGCACCGCCGGAGGGAACAACTTTGCCTACGGCGGCGCCTACACCTCCGACGCACCGGCGCTGCAGCAGCTCTATGTCAACGACCTCGACACTCAGATCGACGACTTTACGAACGAACGCGACCCGGCCCCGGGTGCGATCGCGAGCCTGTTGATCGGCGCCAACAATTTCTTGCTCGGCGGGCAAACGAATGTGCTCGCCCCCGCCGCCACGGTGGGCGCCGCGTTGAATGACCTGGCGGCCGCCGGGATCAACAATTTCCTGGTGCTCAACCTGCCGTGGCTCGGCCTAACGCCCGCCCACAACGGTTCGTCCGCCGAGGCCGAGGCGTGGAATCAACGCTCACGAGACTACAACGCTGCACTCTCATCTCAGTACGACGCGTTCGAGGCGTCGCACCCCGACGCGACGCTCTTCCGGCTCGACCTGGCGGGCCTGCTGGGCAACCTGATCGAAAACCACAACGATTTTGGCCTTACCAACGCCACCAACTCGGCGGCGCCGGGACTCGAGGCGGGCGCCTCGAACTACGACATCAGCCAGATCGTGCCCAACCCCGACGAGTACGTCTTCTGGGACGGCGTGCACCCAACGGCCGCTGTGCATCGGCTGCTCGGCTACGCCGCGGTCCGCGCGGTCCTCCCGGAGGGCGACTACAACTACGACGGGCAGACAACCCTCGACGACCTCGACGCGTGGCGCCTCGGCTACGCGGACCCCACAGGCCTATACGCCGACGGGAACGGCGACGGCCGCGTCGACGCCGCCGACTACACGCTGTGGCGCAGCGCGTTCGACGGCATCCCGGCCGTTATGGGCGGCGTGGTCCCAGAACCGGCCGCGGCGCTGCTGGCCGGCTTGGCGTTGATTGCCCGACGGCGTCCACGCTGTGTTGCAGGACAGCAAGTCTAG
- a CDS encoding PSD1 and planctomycete cytochrome C domain-containing protein, giving the protein MNRSLTCLTATLFAAAALPVAAENTDRALELFENKIRPALVEHCYACHSQADGAVEGELSLENHAAAERGGRGGAVIVPGDPDNSRLLQAIEHRNADLQMPPSGKLPDETIAAFREWIRLGAADPRDGAAPEIDTIDSRAARHWAFQPPQAAELPSPRPRWARTDLDALVLAELSSAGFAPATEASRREQVQRLYYDLSGLAPTAEQIKQFENAGHDAYDKLVDELLASQRFGERWARHWLDVARFADTKGYVFTEDRTFPNAYKYRDWVIAAFNADLPIDRFLRLQIAADQIDQEQLAAQGFVTLGRRFINNPHDIAADRIDVVFRGMMGLTVACARCHDHKYDPVSAEDYYALYGVFASSAEQQDGELPLRLVDKPQPENVGVFIRGAAHNRGEIAERGFPDFFSDFAPAVTTGSGRLELADAVADERNPLTARVFVNRVWGHLFGEQLVRTPSDFGLRCDAPRQQAVLDHLAVRFMEHDWSLKWLVRELVTSSTYRQSSHADAALLAADAENVLWGRTNRRRLDFESMRDRLLAAAELLDTGTVGGPSEEISTDDGGRRRTLYAHIDRQNLPGLFRTFDFASPDAHSPERPHTMVPQQALFLLNSPMVQRAALAISVDLSELPSEDQVTAAYRRVLGREPREEELMLATEFLGRPAPSPLPPGDWAFGYGAVQGAAENPAISFAPLSHFTENRWQAASQFPAPEIGHLCVTPTGGHPGNSSDYSAIRRWTAPARGDLTVDGQLERPEKRGDGVDGLLISSRRGVVGKWTTMTGASPTHAHVEDVEPGESFDLVVSCRAEPSYDTFSWQTKLTLETKTSRRVWKSEEGFTGPVAAPLELLPQLVQVLLVSNEFLYID; this is encoded by the coding sequence ATGAATCGCTCGCTCACCTGCCTGACCGCGACGCTGTTTGCCGCCGCCGCTCTGCCCGTTGCAGCCGAAAACACCGACCGGGCGCTCGAGTTGTTCGAGAATAAGATCCGGCCCGCGCTGGTCGAGCACTGCTACGCCTGCCACTCGCAGGCAGACGGCGCCGTCGAGGGCGAGCTGTCACTCGAGAACCACGCGGCCGCCGAGCGTGGTGGTCGCGGCGGTGCGGTGATCGTTCCGGGCGACCCCGATAATAGCCGGCTGCTGCAGGCGATCGAGCACCGCAACGCCGACCTGCAGATGCCTCCCTCCGGCAAACTGCCGGACGAAACGATCGCCGCGTTCCGCGAGTGGATCCGACTCGGCGCGGCAGACCCACGCGACGGCGCCGCGCCCGAAATTGACACGATTGATTCTCGCGCCGCCAGGCACTGGGCGTTCCAACCGCCGCAAGCCGCCGAGCTGCCGAGCCCGCGTCCCCGATGGGCACGCACCGACCTCGACGCACTCGTCTTGGCGGAGCTCAGCAGCGCCGGGTTCGCGCCCGCGACCGAGGCCAGCCGCCGCGAGCAGGTCCAGCGTCTCTACTACGACCTCAGCGGCCTCGCGCCGACCGCGGAGCAGATCAAGCAGTTTGAGAATGCGGGGCACGACGCCTACGACAAGCTAGTAGACGAACTGCTCGCGTCACAACGATTCGGCGAACGCTGGGCGCGGCACTGGCTCGACGTCGCGCGGTTCGCCGACACCAAGGGGTACGTCTTCACCGAGGACCGCACGTTCCCCAATGCCTACAAGTACCGCGACTGGGTGATCGCCGCGTTCAACGCCGACCTGCCGATCGACCGGTTTCTGCGGCTTCAAATTGCGGCCGACCAGATCGACCAAGAACAGCTCGCCGCGCAGGGATTCGTGACGCTCGGTCGCCGGTTTATCAACAACCCGCACGATATCGCCGCCGACCGCATCGACGTCGTGTTCCGCGGGATGATGGGCCTAACGGTCGCCTGCGCGCGGTGCCACGACCACAAGTACGATCCCGTAAGCGCCGAGGACTACTACGCCCTGTACGGCGTCTTCGCGAGCTCGGCCGAGCAGCAGGACGGTGAGCTGCCGCTCCGCCTAGTCGACAAGCCCCAGCCCGAGAACGTCGGCGTGTTTATCCGCGGCGCGGCTCACAACCGCGGCGAGATTGCCGAACGCGGATTCCCCGACTTCTTCAGCGACTTCGCCCCCGCGGTCACCACGGGTAGTGGGAGGTTGGAGCTTGCCGACGCGGTCGCCGACGAGCGGAACCCATTGACCGCCCGCGTCTTTGTGAACCGAGTGTGGGGGCACCTGTTTGGGGAGCAGCTGGTCCGCACGCCGAGCGACTTCGGGCTGCGCTGCGACGCACCACGACAGCAAGCCGTACTCGACCATCTGGCCGTGCGTTTCATGGAACACGACTGGTCGCTCAAGTGGCTGGTCCGCGAGCTGGTAACCTCGAGCACCTACCGCCAGTCGTCCCATGCCGACGCCGCTCTGCTGGCGGCCGACGCCGAAAACGTCCTGTGGGGTCGCACCAACCGCCGGCGGCTCGACTTCGAGTCGATGCGTGACCGGCTGCTTGCCGCCGCCGAACTGCTCGACACCGGCACCGTCGGCGGTCCCTCTGAAGAAATCTCCACGGACGACGGCGGACGTCGCCGCACGCTGTACGCCCACATCGACCGCCAGAACCTGCCCGGCCTGTTCCGCACATTCGACTTCGCCAGCCCCGACGCCCACTCGCCCGAGCGGCCCCACACGATGGTGCCGCAGCAGGCGTTGTTCCTGCTGAACAGCCCGATGGTTCAGCGGGCGGCGCTCGCTATCAGCGTCGACCTCTCTGAGCTGCCCTCAGAGGATCAGGTCACGGCTGCGTACCGGCGTGTGCTGGGACGCGAGCCGCGCGAAGAAGAGCTGATGCTGGCCACAGAGTTCCTTGGCCGCCCGGCGCCGTCCCCACTCCCGCCAGGCGATTGGGCGTTCGGGTACGGCGCCGTTCAGGGCGCCGCTGAAAATCCGGCGATAAGCTTCGCGCCGCTCTCTCACTTCACCGAGAACCGCTGGCAAGCGGCTTCGCAGTTCCCCGCGCCGGAAATTGGCCACCTGTGCGTTACACCGACCGGCGGTCACCCAGGCAACTCAAGCGACTACAGCGCGATCCGCCGCTGGACGGCGCCAGCCCGGGGCGACCTCACCGTCGACGGCCAACTCGAACGCCCGGAGAAACGCGGGGACGGCGTCGACGGGCTGCTGATCTCGTCACGTCGCGGAGTGGTCGGCAAGTGGACGACAATGACCGGCGCCAGTCCAACCCACGCCCACGTCGAGGACGTCGAACCGGGCGAGAGCTTCGACCTGGTCGTAAGCTGCCGCGCGGAACCTTCGTACGACACGTTTAGCTGGCAGACCAAGCTGACGCTCGAGACCAAGACCAGCCGCCGCGTCTGGAAGTCCGAAGAGGGTTTCACCGGCCCGGTCGCGGCGCCGCTCGAGCTGCTTCCGCAGCTGGTGCAGGTGCTGCTGGTCTCGAATGAGTTCTTGTATATCGATTGA
- a CDS encoding DUF1559 family PulG-like putative transporter: MKKQAHRKLHQGASGFTLVELLVVIAIIGVLIALLLPAVQAARESARRSACQNNLRQVGLAIAGYETSHRKFPPGKRWSARRTDPATFDYAWSSIILAYLEESALSVKLNFKQPLTSPSNNEAASTIVPAYLCPSTAIIEEHRSAEGRLFNLGGQPGEGLACIDYLGVSGPDKDKNNPETGVDYGPQRGVLLGTKGLPDGDTLTEPPGVTAARITDGLSKTIDVVECSGRGVDLKKSGEVKSLNGAWASGSNISHIKKGVNEEAPPVAWEDERVYSQHTNGAQSLHCDGSVRFLSINTDEALLGALCSRDGGELIDE; the protein is encoded by the coding sequence ATGAAGAAGCAGGCACATCGCAAATTACATCAAGGCGCCAGCGGCTTCACGCTGGTCGAGTTACTGGTCGTCATCGCCATCATTGGCGTGTTGATTGCGTTGCTGCTGCCGGCAGTTCAGGCCGCGCGGGAGAGCGCCCGCAGGTCCGCCTGCCAGAACAACCTTCGGCAGGTCGGCCTGGCGATTGCGGGGTATGAAACGTCGCACCGCAAGTTCCCGCCCGGCAAGCGTTGGTCCGCGCGGCGTACCGACCCGGCGACCTTCGACTACGCGTGGTCGAGCATCATCCTGGCCTACCTGGAAGAGTCCGCGCTGAGCGTGAAGCTGAACTTCAAGCAGCCCCTGACCTCGCCGTCCAACAACGAGGCGGCGAGCACGATCGTGCCGGCGTACCTCTGCCCGAGCACCGCGATCATCGAAGAGCACCGCTCTGCCGAAGGCCGGCTGTTCAACCTTGGGGGGCAACCCGGAGAGGGGCTCGCCTGCATCGATTACCTCGGCGTGTCCGGCCCCGACAAGGACAAGAACAACCCCGAAACCGGCGTCGACTACGGCCCGCAACGGGGCGTGCTGCTGGGCACCAAGGGCCTTCCGGATGGCGACACGCTGACCGAGCCGCCAGGCGTCACCGCCGCCCGCATCACCGACGGCCTGTCCAAGACCATCGACGTGGTCGAGTGCTCCGGCCGCGGAGTCGACCTGAAGAAGTCGGGCGAGGTCAAGAGCCTCAACGGCGCCTGGGCCTCCGGCAGCAACATCAGCCACATCAAGAAGGGCGTGAATGAGGAGGCCCCGCCGGTAGCGTGGGAAGACGAGCGCGTCTACTCGCAGCACACCAACGGCGCCCAGAGCCTGCACTGCGACGGCTCGGTACGGTTTCTTTCGATCAACACCGATGAGGCCCTGCTGGGGGCGCTCTGCTCGCGCGACGGCGGCGAGCTTATCGACGAGTAG
- a CDS encoding DUF1501 domain-containing protein, whose translation MRSQSIQANQTTASRREFFATCGMGMGGLMLGGLLANNASAAAEQFATREPHFPGRAKHVIHLFMNGGPSHIDTFDPKPILEKYAGKPLPFANLGTERPTGGALPSPFKFKKHGQSGIEVSELFPHVARSIDDIAVVRSMHADVPNHEPSLLLMNCGDGRLIRPSVGSWVTYGLGSENQNLPAFVSLCPGYPIQESQNWQAGFLPGVYQATHVNTKHTRVEDLIANIDNRRTARTDQRRQLDLLGSLNERHAEARGDDPQLEAQIKSFELAYRMQVEATDAFDVTREPQHVLDMYGPGLQARQMLVARRLVERGVRFVQVWHGDGQPWDHHDDIEQGHRRLAQESDQAIGALLVDLKQRGLLDETLVLWGGEFGRTPVVELPKEGANQGKLNGRDHNHHGFTVWMAGGGIRGGMVHGATDECGFRAVENKVHVHDLHATMLHCLGFDHERLTYRYAGRDFRLTDVHGSVVHDLLV comes from the coding sequence ATGCGAAGCCAATCAATCCAAGCCAACCAGACTACTGCCTCGCGGCGAGAGTTCTTCGCCACCTGCGGTATGGGGATGGGCGGCCTGATGCTAGGCGGGCTGCTGGCGAACAACGCCTCGGCGGCGGCCGAGCAGTTCGCCACCCGCGAACCCCACTTCCCAGGCAGGGCGAAGCACGTCATCCACCTGTTCATGAACGGCGGTCCTTCGCACATCGACACCTTCGACCCGAAGCCGATTCTGGAGAAGTATGCGGGCAAGCCGCTCCCGTTCGCGAACCTCGGGACCGAGCGGCCAACCGGCGGCGCGCTGCCGTCACCCTTCAAGTTCAAGAAGCACGGCCAAAGCGGTATTGAAGTCAGCGAGCTGTTCCCGCACGTCGCCCGCTCGATCGACGACATTGCGGTGGTGCGGTCGATGCACGCCGACGTGCCCAATCACGAACCCTCGCTGCTGCTGATGAACTGCGGCGACGGACGTTTGATCCGGCCGAGCGTTGGATCATGGGTAACTTACGGACTGGGGAGCGAGAATCAGAACCTGCCGGCGTTTGTGTCGCTCTGCCCTGGCTACCCGATCCAGGAGTCGCAGAACTGGCAGGCGGGGTTCCTGCCGGGCGTGTACCAGGCGACCCACGTCAATACGAAGCACACCCGGGTTGAGGACCTGATCGCCAACATCGACAACCGCCGAACCGCGCGGACCGACCAGCGGCGGCAGCTCGACCTGCTTGGCTCGCTCAACGAACGGCACGCGGAGGCGCGGGGCGACGATCCTCAGCTCGAGGCGCAGATCAAGTCGTTCGAGCTCGCCTACCGCATGCAGGTGGAGGCGACAGACGCCTTTGACGTGACCCGCGAGCCACAGCACGTGCTCGACATGTACGGACCCGGCCTGCAGGCGCGGCAGATGCTGGTCGCCCGTCGGCTGGTCGAACGCGGGGTCCGCTTCGTGCAAGTGTGGCACGGCGACGGCCAGCCGTGGGACCACCACGACGACATCGAACAGGGCCACCGCCGGCTCGCGCAAGAGAGCGACCAGGCGATCGGGGCGTTGCTGGTCGACCTCAAGCAGCGCGGGCTGCTGGACGAGACGCTCGTGCTGTGGGGCGGCGAGTTCGGCCGAACACCGGTCGTCGAGCTGCCCAAAGAGGGGGCCAACCAGGGCAAGCTTAACGGCCGCGACCACAACCACCACGGCTTTACTGTTTGGATGGCGGGCGGCGGGATCCGCGGCGGAATGGTGCACGGCGCGACCGATGAGTGTGGTTTCCGCGCCGTCGAAAACAAGGTGCACGTGCACGATCTGCACGCAACGATGCTGCACTGCCTAGGCTTCGACCACGAGCGGCTAACCTACCGTTACGCCGGCCGCGACTTTCGCCTGACGGACGTGCACGGCAGCGTCGTTCACGATTTGCTGGTTTAA
- a CDS encoding TIGR03790 family protein → MRTTRFSALLLACIAALLAVATPTLAALQPDEIALVVARGNRESLGLAKYYCRQRGVPIINICEVDVPSTEEMEREHWRWAVRPEIQRWVQENDPEGKLRCLVTTWGVPLKIKPAGPDERTARYLAYLKGERDLRMKQLEQVSAALDKLGLDPEQDGDNLQLPDLGGKSDLKIEQRLETSLQAAQTRLAGQTSEAARADKAKLQQLATVTAGANVLLQGLGQQLQQFASREQTPPAETLQQYQLLRGRASAFSELKLMLELRAPSYERDEIALTAIQQTGGMLAAVKWLDEQIATAQKNESGSSFDSELSLVMWPEDYELLRWQPNYLRTAYQGSQLGKTFRTLMVSRLDGPSIKTAKRLIDDAIAVEKQGGLKGKVYFDARGLAELEGEPLLPGSYPDFDRSLLVTAESMKQMKGPDGEPQYDVVLNTSPELFQPGECPDAALYCGWYSLANYVDAFEWRQGAIAYHLASSEARTLREEGARVWCKSLLEDGVCATVGPVYEPYLLAFPRPNDFFALLTKTDLTLVEVYYQSKPFNSWMMVLVGDPLYQAIPPAN, encoded by the coding sequence ATGCGCACAACACGATTTTCCGCACTCCTGCTTGCATGCATCGCTGCGCTGCTTGCGGTGGCGACACCCACCCTTGCCGCCCTGCAGCCGGACGAGATCGCCCTAGTAGTGGCACGCGGCAACCGCGAGTCACTCGGCCTGGCCAAGTACTACTGCCGCCAGCGCGGCGTGCCGATCATCAACATCTGCGAAGTCGACGTGCCGTCCACCGAGGAGATGGAGCGGGAGCACTGGCGGTGGGCAGTGCGGCCGGAGATCCAGAGGTGGGTTCAGGAGAACGACCCTGAAGGCAAACTCCGTTGCCTGGTCACTACCTGGGGAGTGCCGCTCAAGATCAAGCCCGCAGGACCAGACGAGAGGACCGCCCGGTACCTCGCCTACCTTAAGGGCGAACGCGACCTCCGCATGAAGCAGCTCGAGCAGGTTTCCGCCGCTCTCGACAAACTCGGCTTGGACCCCGAACAGGACGGTGACAACCTCCAGCTCCCCGATCTTGGCGGAAAGAGCGACCTCAAGATTGAGCAACGGCTTGAGACATCGCTCCAGGCCGCCCAGACGCGGCTGGCGGGGCAGACAAGTGAAGCCGCCCGAGCCGACAAGGCAAAGCTGCAGCAGCTCGCTACGGTGACCGCCGGCGCCAATGTGCTGCTGCAGGGCTTGGGCCAGCAGCTCCAACAATTCGCCTCGCGCGAACAGACTCCTCCGGCCGAGACGCTGCAGCAGTACCAGCTGCTGCGGGGCCGCGCGTCGGCGTTCTCGGAACTCAAGCTCATGCTCGAGCTTCGCGCCCCAAGCTACGAGCGGGACGAAATCGCCCTGACCGCCATCCAGCAAACCGGCGGCATGCTGGCGGCCGTGAAGTGGCTCGACGAGCAGATCGCAACCGCACAGAAGAACGAATCCGGCTCGTCCTTCGACAGCGAGCTAAGCCTGGTGATGTGGCCCGAGGATTACGAGCTGCTGCGGTGGCAGCCCAACTACCTGCGGACCGCGTACCAGGGATCGCAGCTCGGCAAGACGTTCCGGACGCTGATGGTGTCGCGGCTCGATGGGCCATCGATCAAGACTGCAAAGCGGCTAATCGACGACGCGATCGCGGTCGAGAAGCAGGGCGGCCTCAAGGGCAAGGTCTACTTCGACGCCCGCGGGCTCGCCGAGCTCGAGGGCGAGCCGCTGCTGCCCGGCAGCTACCCCGACTTCGACCGCTCGCTTTTAGTCACGGCCGAGTCGATGAAGCAGATGAAGGGCCCCGATGGCGAGCCGCAATACGACGTCGTGCTCAACACCTCGCCCGAGTTGTTTCAACCGGGCGAGTGCCCCGACGCCGCGCTTTATTGCGGCTGGTACAGCCTCGCGAACTACGTCGATGCGTTTGAATGGCGGCAGGGCGCAATCGCGTACCACCTCGCGTCCTCCGAGGCCCGCACATTGCGTGAAGAAGGGGCAAGAGTGTGGTGTAAAAGCTTGCTGGAAGATGGGGTTTGCGCCACGGTGGGTCCCGTGTACGAACCCTATTTGCTCGCCTTCCCACGCCCGAACGACTTCTTCGCGCTGCTGACCAAAACCGACCTAACGCTGGTCGAGGTCTATTACCAGTCGAAGCCGTTTAATAGCTGGATGATGGTGCTGGTGGGGGACCCGTTGTATCAGGCGATACCACCCGCGAACTGA
- a CDS encoding sigma 54-interacting transcriptional regulator: MAHNVTQLPRHMPLITPHEAELLRPLSRLAYCNPFLPERLELEQAALGGEYEPEEHVAWSRTAASHYERPNVVRLTALADRLATKLRAKLATGVTATAEELRLYDDLVVYVLYYRWIATLSPAGVSGHKAAVGPAWESFRHAHQHFHEVAGLPTGDDAAAHLFACLHQVRRAFRGIFDCILGDSLPAARLRAQVWQSIFTHDMRRYRRSLYSQMGDFSTLITGPSGTGKELVARAIALSQFIAVDPQTGRLCSKPDLGFVAINLSALSPTLVESELFGHCRGAYTGAVGDRTGWLETCPEHGAVFLDEIGELDPAIQVKLLRVVQSRSFCRLGETTERPFKGKVIAATNRDLAAEMQAGRFREDLYYRLCSDRIETPSLREQVDDRPEALGGLILLLCERVAGDEAPGLAVEVQRWIEQRLPTDYPWQGNIRELEQCVRNVLVRQEYAPRTVDQPSAQRLPGWLAGADEHKLSADDLLRRFCTSVYARLDNYEHAAKQLGLDRRTVRSKIDSSLLAELRHKEEPLKPS, encoded by the coding sequence ATGGCACACAATGTCACCCAGCTTCCCCGCCACATGCCGCTCATCACTCCCCATGAAGCCGAACTCCTGAGGCCCCTCTCTCGGCTGGCCTACTGCAACCCTTTCCTTCCCGAGCGGCTGGAGCTCGAGCAGGCGGCGCTGGGTGGCGAGTACGAGCCCGAGGAGCATGTCGCTTGGAGCCGAACGGCGGCGTCGCACTACGAACGCCCCAACGTGGTGAGGCTCACAGCGCTGGCCGACCGCCTCGCCACAAAACTGCGGGCAAAGCTCGCAACCGGCGTCACGGCGACCGCCGAAGAGCTCCGGCTTTACGACGACTTGGTGGTCTACGTACTGTACTACCGCTGGATTGCGACGCTGTCGCCAGCCGGGGTGTCGGGGCACAAGGCGGCGGTCGGCCCTGCTTGGGAGTCGTTCCGGCACGCCCACCAACACTTCCACGAAGTCGCCGGCCTGCCGACAGGCGACGACGCCGCGGCCCACCTGTTTGCCTGCCTGCACCAGGTGCGGCGGGCGTTCCGCGGCATCTTCGACTGCATCCTGGGCGACTCGCTCCCCGCCGCGCGGCTCCGGGCACAGGTCTGGCAGTCGATCTTCACGCACGACATGCGCCGCTACCGCCGATCGCTCTACAGCCAGATGGGCGACTTCTCAACACTGATCACCGGGCCGTCGGGAACCGGTAAGGAGCTGGTCGCCCGCGCGATCGCGTTGTCGCAGTTCATCGCCGTGGACCCACAGACCGGTCGGCTCTGCTCGAAGCCCGACCTGGGCTTCGTCGCGATCAACTTGTCGGCGTTGTCGCCAACGCTGGTCGAGTCGGAGCTGTTTGGCCACTGCCGCGGCGCGTACACCGGCGCCGTAGGTGATCGGACCGGCTGGCTGGAAACGTGCCCCGAGCACGGCGCGGTATTCCTCGACGAGATCGGCGAGCTCGATCCGGCGATCCAGGTGAAGCTGCTTCGGGTGGTGCAGAGCCGCTCGTTCTGCCGACTGGGCGAGACCACCGAACGCCCGTTCAAGGGCAAGGTCATCGCCGCCACAAACCGCGATCTCGCCGCCGAGATGCAGGCGGGGCGGTTCCGCGAGGACCTGTACTACCGGCTCTGCTCCGATCGGATCGAGACCCCCTCGCTCCGCGAGCAGGTGGACGACCGCCCCGAGGCGCTCGGCGGCCTGATCCTACTGCTTTGCGAGCGGGTGGCCGGCGACGAGGCGCCCGGCCTGGCGGTCGAGGTCCAGCGCTGGATAGAGCAGCGGCTCCCCACCGACTACCCGTGGCAGGGCAACATCCGCGAGCTGGAGCAGTGCGTCCGGAATGTGCTCGTCCGCCAGGAGTACGCTCCTCGGACCGTCGACCAGCCCTCTGCCCAGCGGTTGCCCGGCTGGCTGGCGGGGGCCGATGAGCACAAGCTCTCGGCCGACGATCTGCTGCGACGCTTCTGCACCTCGGTCTACGCCCGACTGGACAACTACGAGCACGCCGCAAAGCAGCTAGGACTCGATCGACGCACGGTCCGCAGCAAGATCGACAGCAGCCTGCTCGCGGAGCTGCGGCATAAGGAAGAACCGTTAAAACCGAGCTAA